The Oscillatoria acuminata PCC 6304 genomic interval TGGTGGAGCAAAAAGGTTTGGATTTGACGATTCAAATCCTGGACCGATTTATGGCTTATACGGATTCCCAGTTTATTTTACTCGGGACTGGCGATCGCAACTATGAAACCCAAATGTGGCAACTCGCGACCCGCTATCCCGGACGCATGGCCACCTATTTACTCTACAATGATTCCCTCTCTCGTCGCATCTATGGCGGAAGCGATGCCTTCCTGATGCCGAGTCGCTTTGAACCCTGTGGAATCAGTCAATTATTAGCCATGCGTTATGGTTGTGTTCCCATTGTTCGTCGAACCGGGGGTTTAGTCGATACGGTTACTCACCATGACCCCGTGAATAAACTAGGGACGGGTTACTGTTTTGATCGCTATGAAACCTTAGACCTATTTACCTGCATGATCCGCGCCTGGGAAGGCTATCGTTATCAGGATTATTGGCAACAACTCCAAATCCGAGGGATGCAGCAGGACTTTAGCTGGAATAAATCCGCCAAAGAGTATGTCAAGATGTATCATTCCATCTATGGCATTACTGAAGAAGAACCCGAAGCCCTAGAAGCAGCAGCAGAAACCGCTAAATCCTAGGCGATGATTACATAATTAAATAGCCATGACCCAAAGCCGGGTTTCTCGTCCTAATTGATGGCTTTTTTGGCCAAATTTTTGACAAGAAACCCGGCTTTTAACTGTTACATTACCGATGATATCTGAGAGGATTTGAGCGATTACCGCCCTAAAATTTGAGCGCGGATGAAATCTTCGGGATTTTCTGCCACCCATCCCTCCTCAGAAGTGGCGCGAACTTCAAAATGGAGATGGGGTTCAGTGCTGTCAGGATTACCCGAGTAACCGACCCTGCCAATTTGTTGAGACTGCCGTACCTGTTCACCGAGAGTCACAGAGATTTCACTCAAATGGGCGTAGCGAGTTTGTTTGCCCCCGGCATGATTAATCACGATCAGATTGCCATAGGCACCGCGATCGCCTGCAAAAACAACTACCCCTTGATCCGCCGCTAATACTGCGGTCCCGATCGCCGCCTTGTAATCAATCCCACTATGAAACTTCGGTTCTCCACTGCCTGAATTTAACCGAGTATAGCCAAATCTTAAAATCGGTTCCGCTTCTACCGGAAGGGGATACCCAGGAACTGGATTCAAGGTAGGATCTACAACAGATGACACTGTTCCGGACCCTTCTGGATTGGTCCTTGACCAGATGACTCCGGGAACAAAAACAACCAAAGGAGGGGAGACTAAACAGCCATTATTATCAAAAATTGCTGCTGCCGGTATCTTATAAATTGCTTCTAAGTC includes:
- a CDS encoding LysM peptidoglycan-binding domain-containing M23 family metallopeptidase, encoding MMLSRWLIFLPTLLSLTLTPWSARANTESQTNNCPAMLGLPILDRIQRHRIANGETVESIAAQYELKPETLIGMNPSLQSGLTPVGTSIRIPPVDGIEVRVQPGQNWNDLEAIYKIPAAAIFDNNGCLVSPPLVVFVPGVIWSRTNPEGSGTVSSVVDPTLNPVPGYPLPVEAEPILRFGYTRLNSGSGEPKFHSGIDYKAAIGTAVLAADQGVVVFAGDRGAYGNLIVINHAGGKQTRYAHLSEISVTLGEQVRQSQQIGRVGYSGNPDSTEPHLHFEVRATSEEGWVAENPEDFIRAQILGR